The Triticum aestivum cultivar Chinese Spring chromosome 3A, IWGSC CS RefSeq v2.1, whole genome shotgun sequence genome includes a region encoding these proteins:
- the LOC123063318 gene encoding probable LRR receptor-like serine/threonine-protein kinase At1g63430, translating to MSLPDCYNIHADSDMLKSLPKLSRRELKVAREDFSTIIGSTPEIVVYKGTMKDGPEVFVISLCAFEGYDLARLSHENIAKFLGYCRESDPFSRMLLFEYASNGTLYEHLHHGEEAQFSLLKRMKIAISIAQGLRYLHTESQPPFAISELNSNSVYVIEDSTPKADDVVY from the exons ATGTCCCTACCAGATTGCTACAACATTCATGCAG ATTCTGATATGCTGAAAAGTTTGCCAAAGTTGAGTCGCCGGGAACTTAAAGTAGCGCGTGAGGATTTTAGCACCATAATTGGCTCAACTCCGGAGATTGTAGTCTACAAAGGAACAATGAAGGATGGACCTGAGGTTTTTGTCATATCATTATGTGCCTTTGAAG GTTATGATCTGGCAAGGTTGAGTCATGAGAACATAGCAAAGTTTCTGGGCTATTGCAGAGAGAGTGACCCATTCTCGAGGATGTTACTCTTTGAGTACGCATCAAATGGGACCCTGTACGAGCACCTACACC ATGGAGAAGAGGCCCAATTCTCTTTGCTCAAACGAATGAAAATAGCCATCAGCATCGCCCAAGGTTTAAGGTATCTGCACACCGAGTCGCAGCCGCCTTTCGCTATATCAGAGCTGAACTCCAATTCAGTATACGTTATAGAAGATTCTACCCCCAAG GCTGACGACGTCGTCTACTGA